The Helianthus annuus cultivar XRQ/B chromosome 11, HanXRQr2.0-SUNRISE, whole genome shotgun sequence region CTAGATGTATGATTTTAGACCAGAATTGAAGTTACTGACAAAAAGATCCATTTCAGCAGAAAGGCACAAACCAATCTCTAAATCTTCATTGGATTCTCTGCTGGTACTAATAGATATTGATCCAACATTATAATCGATCGAGACCCATTCATGCTTTTTGGGCTTCCCAAATCCGAAATCTAGATCATAAAGTTTGTGTTTTGGTGATCCAGCAACACCCATTATCCTTGTTGGCCACCCATCCGCAAACAAATTCTCCATCGGCACTAAACCTTTCACGAGTCCATCCTTATCGGTCAAAATCTTATTCAGATTCTCTCCAATCAATTCAGCAGCTGCTAAAAATCCATCCTTTCCTGTTAAAATAGACGTTCTTGCTACATTGATACACCGCCCCAGAAAGTTGCCAAAGTAAGCGGCCGGGATAGGTGGATCCATTCGTGACCTACAATCAATGGCGAAGCCAAATAGTACTATCTCATCGTTGTGTAAACTCGCTACACAGTTCCAAATATACGCACATGCTATGGTAAACGATGATAGATAAGCTAATGTCGGAATTTGGGTTGAAACCAGTTTTTTCAAACCATTGATCATGGTTCGAGACAAGATAAACGTGGCTCGAACCTTATCTGTTGGTCCGTAAAGTCTTGGAAGTTTATATTCTTCATTAAACGCTTCAACCTTGGCTTTCGTTAGATTAATCTCATCTAGTTTCGGGTAGTTCACCAACCTATCATAAATTGGTAAAGTTCCATTAGCCAAAAAGTTCTCATCAGAACCATTAGATTGAGCAACTGACGTCCATGCCTTGAGGAAACAAAACGTGGTGCTAGCATCACCAAGGCTGTGATGATTTGTCATTCCGATGGAAATCCCACAGGTGGGAAAAAGCGTCACTTGAACCGCGAAAACTGGGATTGTAATGTAATCGGACACTTTTATAGAGCGTCCAAGAAGAGGTATAAGATGATAGAACTTTTCACAGTCTCTAGGATGATTCCCGGTGAGATCGTTGAAATCAAGATTGCACTCTGCAAATGTAACCGCGATAGAATCACCTTCGACATAACAAATTTCGGGTTTTCTAGTACTAGTAGGGAATACAGTCAACTTACcaacaaaagggaaaaaatgTTTAAGGGTGATAGATAAAGATTGTTTAAGATCGGGGACAATAGTTTCAGTGAACTGTGTTTTAGTGATTGGGAGCTCATAAAAAAAGAGTGTGTGTACAGGATCAGCGAAAGTTAACCATACGATATCAGAGAAAGTTAGTGGCAGCGACTTGCGGCCAATGGTGGCCGGTGGTGGCGACACTTGGGACTGTTCAATTACAGTCAAGGATAGAAGGGAATCCATAACGTTCATCTTCTTTGGATGATCAGATATCCCAAAATTTTGTGGAGTTATTATTAAATGTGTAGTAGTTGATGGCGTGCCGTGTAGTGTCGTTTAATTCTATAACTATGGTGAAATTTTAAATGTGTATTAATATATGGGGGTGCTGAAGATAAGACAAGATACACCCCCTAATTTTCtgtatattttatttctttttgtaattattgaaAATTTTAAATGTGGATTAGTTTATGTCGTGATAGGATtactaaactttttttttattatttatgtttaaatgaaaacgtgataaTTTCCATTTTTTTTCCCAATTAGtttatgagttttttttttcttgacaaGCATATAAAAACTTTACTGGTTATTCATATTTCAAACAGAGGCTTATTTAAGAGTTTTGATAAGCTTCATTGTGTGTTGCAATGGATCTTGACAAGACTAAGTCTATGACAGGTTATGCTTTCAAGGTTTTAGGTTCACTTGTTAGTTGGAAAGCGTTAGTTGGAAAGCATCACTACAGCACATAATAACGTTATCTACAACAGAAGCTGAGTATGTGCCACTCACAAAAGCAGTTAAGGATTGTTTGTTGTTTAAAGGGTTTGTGACTGTTCTGGGAATCAAGTAGAAAGGGCTGTGGTGATGTGTGACGATCAAAGTGAAGTTCCACTAACTAAGAATCAAGTTTATCATCAGGGCTATTCCAACGTTTTTGAAGACCCTAAGCGAACTACGAAGTGGGGGCCTTAATTTCGCCCATAAACTCTCCTCCAATCTCGGTGGACCCGTCGCCATGGGTGATTATGGTTACTTTTTTCGTCTGGTAATAGCGGATAGCCTAGAAATTGAAAGCAGGTTGTGATGGGAAGTGGGAACGATGATTGCGGTTGTATTTTAGGGGCCGGCCTTAGGCCGTTGAATAATAATGATTAGGTCGATGGTTGTTGTTGTTTTGTAATAGCTGGAAATTAATGCGAAATGTGCTTTGAAACTGGACCTTTTTCTTTTGCTGAATAGCTGGAAATTAATGCGAAATGTGCTTTGAAACTTGACCTTTTTCTTTTgctgaacaatatttatttgggCTCATTCAATGAAAACTAGTTTAGTTTTGAAATATGTATTTATTTGGGCCTAATACATATACTATATAAAAACTTTCTAAATATTTGGATCGAGGCCCTTATTTTCTGGTGGCTCTAGGCCCGTGCCTAGGCTAGGAAGCTTACGAAGCTGGCCCTATTTATCATGAGAGAACTAAGCACATCAATCTGAAGTCACATTTCATCGGAGATATTGTTAAATCAAAGGAAGTTGTGATTGAAGAGGTTGAGACTATAGAGAATATTGGGGCAAATATATTCATTAAGGTGTTGCCAAGATTAAAGTTTGGTTTTTGCTTGGATTTACTTAATGTTGGATAGACTTTATCTGTTAGAATTATTAAACCTTGTTATGTTTTATATGTATTTAATCGAATTTATAAGTAGATAAGTTACGTATGATATGCACTCGAATTATAGATGATAAGTTTATATATTGGTTGGTTTGATAAGCGGGTGATTAATTCGAATAACTGCCGGaggcagttacccgccaaaatCAACCGCCAAAAACTCCATGTATTTATTCAAGTTTACCGGCAACCTTGTCGGATATCAAGACATTCTTATTCACTGCAAGAATTGTGCATTAACCTTTGCACTTGTTATTCATCGATACCTTTCATAATGTATATCAAATTCGAATCACTCACATATGATAACACAAATCCAACATTCAATTCCACTGCACAAATGCATTCCGCTGCAAATATGTCTTCTGATCCCCAACATTATCCAAAGGTGTAGATTGTTGAGTAGTTGGATCAATGGCTAAGGCGTTTAG contains the following coding sequences:
- the LOC110889724 gene encoding malonyl-coenzyme A:anthocyanin 3-O-glucoside-6''-O-malonyltransferase; amino-acid sequence: MNVMDSLLSLTVIEQSQVSPPPATIGRKSLPLTFSDIVWLTFADPVHTLFFYELPITKTQFTETIVPDLKQSLSITLKHFFPFVGKLTVFPTSTRKPEICYVEGDSIAVTFAECNLDFNDLTGNHPRDCEKFYHLIPLLGRSIKVSDYITIPVFAVQVTLFPTCGISIGMTNHHSLGDASTTFCFLKAWTSVAQSNGSDENFLANGTLPIYDRLVNYPKLDEINLTKAKVEAFNEEYKLPRLYGPTDKVRATFILSRTMINGLKKLVSTQIPTLAYLSSFTIACAYIWNCVASLHNDEIVLFGFAIDCRSRMDPPIPAAYFGNFLGRCINVARTSILTGKDGFLAAAELIGENLNKILTDKDGLVKGLVPMENLFADGWPTRIMGVAGSPKHKLYDLDFGFGKPKKHEWVSIDYNVGSISISTSRESNEDLEIGLCLSAEMDLFVSNFNSGLKSYI